In Pseudoalteromonas xiamenensis, the following are encoded in one genomic region:
- a CDS encoding glutathione S-transferase, with product MDVAKLKLTYFDVHGGRAEPIRLALYLGGIEFEDYRFSYGEFPEVRKSTPLGQVPVLEIDGLAVTQSNALTTYAGKLAGLYPKDDFQALLCEEIMGSVEDVTSRIVSTFGLQGEALIAAREKVTQDYLIPHLNWLTTKLGDNKYFIENTLSVADLKTLAHLAWLNSGRLDHIASSLVAEHAPTLQSFFNQLMQHPKIVEYYATH from the coding sequence ATGGACGTGGCAAAACTCAAACTGACGTATTTTGATGTACATGGCGGGCGCGCAGAACCGATTCGATTGGCCTTGTACCTTGGTGGCATTGAATTTGAAGACTATCGTTTTAGTTATGGAGAATTCCCAGAAGTGCGCAAATCAACGCCTCTTGGACAAGTCCCAGTACTAGAAATTGACGGGTTAGCGGTGACTCAAAGTAATGCCTTAACCACCTACGCAGGCAAACTCGCCGGTTTATATCCAAAGGATGATTTTCAGGCCCTGCTTTGCGAAGAAATCATGGGTTCGGTTGAAGACGTGACAAGCCGAATCGTGAGCACGTTTGGATTACAGGGTGAAGCACTTATTGCTGCTCGAGAAAAAGTCACTCAGGACTATTTGATTCCGCATTTAAATTGGCTGACGACAAAACTGGGCGACAATAAGTACTTTATTGAAAACACACTGTCTGTTGCAGACCTTAAAACGCTTGCTCATTTGGCATGGTTGAACAGCGGAAGACTTGATCACATTGCCAGTTCACTTGTTGCCGAGCACGCACCAACACTCCAATCTTTCTTTAATCAGCTCATGCAGCATCCGAAAATTGTCGAATACTACGCGACGCACTAG
- a CDS encoding YciI family protein, translated as MFIVNITYQTPLEEIEKHLEAHIAFLDKYYEADVFLLSGRKNPRTGGVILARADSQVALQAILAEDPFYAHAVARYDVIEFVATKTAEPLVYLKES; from the coding sequence GTGTTTATTGTCAATATTACGTATCAAACCCCGCTAGAAGAAATTGAAAAACATCTCGAGGCACATATAGCATTCTTGGACAAATATTACGAGGCAGATGTTTTTTTACTATCGGGTCGTAAAAACCCTCGTACAGGGGGAGTTATCCTTGCTCGAGCAGACTCTCAAGTCGCATTACAAGCTATCTTAGCGGAAGACCCTTTCTATGCCCACGCCGTTGCTCGCTATGACGTTATTGAATTTGTAGCGACAAAGACAGCCGAGCCACTGGTGTATCTTAAGGAAAGCTAA
- a CDS encoding jacalin-like lectin — protein MKQRNKFSKLALLFASVVAATAIPWSINAAIDTDDDKVTRLDLQGQIDNFAPFSKTLWAGAHNGYASYSWSKGTYTDVNQYYSPKSLLSRGIREMEFDIYPEGTFDSTPMLCHNSLENKALCSSFHAKLSEGLDDLKSFLQANPDEVVLLKIEAYKHNDHNNWHNKIGERLQNDIGDYLLLPSDWGYPDKSCASLPVSHLTKRDILAAGKQIVAVVQTPRDHSDLCSYHSAGNYSKFWNTVFIGVDAFDSSGNLKSNQPFCQNGNDKCVSNDQTSHYNARNMTVVIDDATQLNTDGPSSSKTGSKVMSSWAKKGAQILELALVEANNTSAASGYGANEVQIEDYIWSWKANRPNGNGDCASLENDDAIADKACTTYQYHACVDEDRNWKLSSEKGTWHMGFASCKALGGTYTFGMPFNAYEQVQLLSVIGSSSENHWVNYYKAFDDFWLSNATNYIDWQFIEKSAVGSTNKGDAFDGIGMLKRKALVGGSYNLKSVRIRSGSRINGLQACYETTQSVSHASVGTSQLCVTYGGSGGSWGSTLSFDSSKGQYLDDVKICRDDEKYGYDTVYYLKFTSSTGSTISGGTSSGSCTTYTSTSTQQIFAFHGTEGSEIDSLGIYKIANSFVNGGLYATNWLDKDDPSSGDNELFNTHKTAGNISASCEASDIAAIVARVVDTKLDSSLTGQKLVNDSSGFACWNSSNGGSSSKTTCEDYEVRYFFTKASCLP, from the coding sequence ATGAAACAACGTAACAAATTCAGTAAACTCGCCTTGCTGTTTGCGAGTGTTGTAGCGGCAACAGCAATACCCTGGTCAATTAATGCAGCAATAGACACTGATGATGACAAGGTAACCCGTCTAGATTTACAAGGACAAATCGATAACTTTGCGCCTTTTTCCAAGACACTTTGGGCAGGTGCGCACAACGGTTACGCGTCTTACTCTTGGAGTAAGGGAACGTATACCGATGTCAATCAATATTACTCACCAAAAAGCCTGTTAAGTCGCGGTATTCGCGAAATGGAATTTGATATTTACCCTGAAGGAACGTTCGATTCGACGCCAATGCTTTGCCACAATTCGTTAGAGAATAAGGCACTCTGCTCTAGTTTCCATGCCAAGTTATCCGAAGGGTTAGACGATTTGAAATCGTTTTTACAAGCTAACCCTGATGAAGTGGTCTTGCTTAAGATAGAGGCCTACAAACACAACGATCATAATAATTGGCATAACAAAATTGGTGAGCGGTTGCAAAACGACATCGGTGACTATTTGCTGCTGCCGTCAGATTGGGGATATCCAGATAAAAGCTGTGCGTCATTGCCCGTTTCGCATCTGACTAAACGCGATATTCTTGCAGCGGGCAAGCAAATCGTTGCAGTTGTGCAAACACCACGTGATCACAGTGATTTATGTTCTTATCACAGTGCAGGTAACTACTCAAAATTTTGGAATACCGTGTTTATCGGTGTAGATGCTTTTGATTCGAGTGGCAACCTTAAAAGTAACCAGCCCTTTTGTCAAAACGGCAACGATAAATGTGTCAGTAACGACCAAACGTCGCATTACAATGCTAGAAACATGACGGTTGTTATTGATGATGCGACCCAATTAAACACGGATGGCCCAAGTTCAAGTAAAACGGGCAGTAAAGTGATGAGTAGTTGGGCCAAAAAAGGTGCTCAGATTTTGGAACTTGCTTTAGTCGAGGCGAATAACACGAGTGCCGCAAGTGGGTATGGAGCAAATGAAGTTCAAATAGAAGATTATATTTGGTCTTGGAAAGCGAACCGTCCAAACGGCAACGGGGATTGTGCAAGTCTTGAAAACGATGATGCTATTGCGGACAAGGCCTGTACCACTTATCAATATCACGCTTGTGTGGACGAGGACCGAAACTGGAAGCTTTCGTCTGAAAAAGGCACCTGGCACATGGGGTTTGCAAGCTGTAAAGCGTTAGGGGGGACTTACACGTTTGGTATGCCATTTAATGCCTATGAACAAGTTCAGCTACTCAGTGTTATTGGTTCTAGCAGCGAGAACCATTGGGTGAATTACTACAAAGCATTTGACGATTTTTGGCTTTCAAACGCAACCAACTACATTGATTGGCAGTTTATTGAGAAAAGTGCGGTGGGTTCAACGAACAAAGGCGATGCGTTTGACGGTATTGGCATGTTAAAACGCAAAGCGCTGGTTGGTGGTTCCTATAACTTAAAATCGGTTCGTATTCGTTCTGGTAGTCGAATCAATGGGTTGCAAGCATGTTACGAAACAACACAAAGTGTCAGCCATGCAAGTGTTGGTACCTCGCAGTTATGTGTCACTTATGGTGGGAGCGGTGGAAGTTGGGGAAGTACGCTTAGCTTTGACAGCAGCAAAGGGCAATACTTAGACGATGTGAAAATCTGTAGAGATGATGAAAAGTATGGTTACGATACGGTCTACTATTTGAAGTTTACATCGAGCACGGGCAGTACTATTTCGGGTGGCACCAGCTCCGGTAGCTGTACTACGTATACTTCCACTTCAACGCAGCAAATATTTGCCTTTCACGGTACAGAAGGAAGCGAAATCGACTCGCTTGGGATTTATAAAATCGCCAACTCATTTGTAAATGGAGGTTTATATGCAACGAATTGGTTGGACAAAGATGATCCTTCAAGCGGTGATAACGAGTTGTTTAACACACATAAAACCGCAGGCAATATTTCTGCAAGTTGCGAAGCCAGTGACATCGCCGCCATTGTCGCGCGAGTCGTGGATACGAAATTGGATTCAAGTCTCACGGGGCAAAAACTCGTCAACGATAGTTCCGGTTTTGCTTGTTGGAATTCCAGTAATGGTGGCAGTAGTAGCAAAACAACGTGTGAAGACTATGAAGTAAGGTACTTCTTTACTAAGGCGAGTTGTTTGCCATAA
- a CDS encoding collagenase, which translates to MNNKKWLLLSASLALSACGDNNKPVTVVDVVTPTPDPVITTPEPSFPFVEDPVITLDSVKTGIETSSPIGYYLDLDTAAPTLIISLSSGTKGLALGDPDVYVKFEGLPAAGENPIFDCVSFNGSDNNETCIIDNPKPGRYTILIDAYEGGEVSDATLFATTSLFKSSELCNDMVRVRIQESVDENTREQLCQTLIETKSRFETVLNADRSADVGVPVPNDLNNITNINIFASLSNHMSWVEHLWDSDNRSGIYFETAPTEWYHDSTILTFNALEWSEGRPVMRSLAHEYVHALDGRYNKEGGYQAQMGWWSEGLAEYIGTYYQRPYQMLFDSAQETKYTLSEITKPEIEYGSFYDWGTLAVAYLIESHPETVKALITNMRAGNWETVASDLDAFSSAYQSDFANWQATSLVDAFKASAKPLPLNQATQINGRGGWLFKVSVPANAPSLTITTTGGSKNVDLWVNQGESAHPALTQDISCQSITPDSNEEKCVIAAPMEGEYYVTVGSDFSGADIIDLYVSACLGENCSVSKPDPITTVTPTEPYLPHWPQKGQLGTCSLLESYGRSTAKVDGFSLQNTSDKALNLYWIDYRNGTKPTAAFQTLPAGETFSSDAWRIGDRMMIGDLANNCLGVAIVNDTQNHFIADAAFAANAVDEAPIPVATAQIGSCALLTSYSREGGNAPEFAIFNQSETPVTLAWINNNDGSLYYGSYGTLSLGDHYANSNWRVGDRMALLGGEGQCYGVIDLNAQSNIYVIDATLFN; encoded by the coding sequence ATGAATAACAAAAAATGGCTCCTACTGTCCGCTTCACTGGCGCTAAGTGCGTGCGGTGACAACAATAAACCCGTCACTGTCGTTGATGTAGTGACACCTACTCCAGACCCTGTAATTACGACTCCAGAACCCAGCTTCCCATTTGTTGAGGATCCGGTTATAACTTTGGATAGCGTAAAAACAGGTATCGAGACGAGCAGCCCAATTGGCTACTATTTGGATTTGGACACCGCTGCGCCTACGCTCATCATCAGCTTAAGCAGCGGTACAAAAGGACTCGCACTTGGGGATCCGGACGTGTACGTCAAATTCGAGGGACTCCCTGCAGCGGGTGAAAACCCTATTTTTGACTGTGTCTCATTTAATGGTTCAGACAATAATGAAACCTGTATTATCGATAATCCAAAACCAGGTCGTTACACCATCTTGATTGACGCGTATGAAGGCGGGGAAGTAAGCGATGCGACGCTATTTGCCACCACTTCCCTATTCAAAAGCAGTGAGCTTTGCAACGACATGGTGCGGGTACGGATCCAAGAATCTGTTGATGAGAACACGCGCGAACAACTCTGCCAAACATTGATAGAAACGAAGTCACGCTTTGAAACGGTGCTCAATGCTGATCGCTCTGCCGATGTAGGCGTACCCGTACCGAACGATTTAAATAACATCACTAACATCAATATTTTTGCGAGCCTTTCCAATCACATGTCATGGGTTGAACACCTGTGGGATTCAGACAATCGCAGTGGGATTTATTTTGAAACCGCCCCGACGGAGTGGTATCACGATTCAACCATTTTGACGTTCAATGCGTTAGAGTGGAGCGAGGGTCGCCCTGTGATGCGCTCTCTCGCACATGAATACGTGCATGCTTTAGATGGTCGCTATAACAAAGAAGGCGGTTACCAAGCTCAAATGGGTTGGTGGTCAGAGGGCCTTGCCGAATACATTGGCACCTATTATCAGCGCCCTTATCAAATGCTGTTCGACTCAGCACAGGAAACAAAGTACACCCTAAGTGAAATCACAAAACCGGAAATTGAATACGGTTCATTTTATGATTGGGGAACACTCGCCGTGGCGTACTTAATTGAATCGCATCCTGAAACCGTAAAAGCGCTAATCACTAACATGCGAGCGGGTAATTGGGAAACTGTCGCCAGTGATCTCGACGCCTTTTCATCCGCCTACCAATCGGACTTTGCAAACTGGCAAGCCACTAGCCTAGTTGATGCGTTTAAAGCCAGTGCCAAGCCACTCCCACTGAACCAAGCAACACAAATTAACGGCCGCGGAGGCTGGTTGTTTAAAGTCAGTGTACCCGCTAACGCACCATCATTAACTATCACCACGACCGGTGGATCAAAGAATGTCGATTTATGGGTAAATCAAGGTGAGTCCGCACACCCTGCGTTAACACAAGACATCTCTTGCCAATCTATCACTCCCGACTCGAATGAAGAAAAATGCGTCATTGCAGCTCCTATGGAAGGTGAATATTACGTCACCGTGGGGTCCGATTTTTCGGGTGCAGACATCATTGACTTATACGTAAGTGCCTGTCTAGGCGAGAATTGCTCTGTCAGTAAACCAGATCCAATCACCACGGTTACGCCAACAGAACCTTACTTACCGCATTGGCCACAAAAAGGGCAACTGGGTACATGCAGTTTGTTAGAGAGCTATGGTCGCAGTACAGCTAAAGTTGACGGGTTTTCGCTACAGAATACATCTGACAAAGCACTCAACTTGTACTGGATTGATTATCGTAATGGCACAAAGCCCACCGCCGCATTTCAAACATTGCCGGCAGGAGAAACCTTCAGCTCGGATGCATGGCGCATAGGCGACCGGATGATGATCGGCGATTTGGCAAACAATTGCTTGGGCGTCGCAATTGTCAATGACACTCAAAACCACTTTATCGCTGACGCGGCATTTGCAGCCAACGCGGTCGATGAAGCCCCAATTCCCGTTGCTACGGCACAAATTGGAAGTTGCGCGTTGCTCACAAGTTACAGTCGAGAAGGTGGCAATGCCCCTGAGTTTGCGATTTTTAACCAAAGTGAAACACCTGTCACGTTGGCTTGGATAAACAACAACGATGGCAGTCTTTACTATGGCTCTTACGGCACACTAAGCCTGGGTGACCACTATGCGAACAGTAATTGGCGTGTCGGCGACCGCATGGCGTTGTTAGGTGGCGAGGGCCAATGCTATGGCGTCATCGATTTAAATGCACAGAGTAATATCTACGTCATCGACGCCACTTTGTTTAATTAA